A stretch of DNA from Acidobacteriota bacterium:
CGATCCGCCTGCTGCCGATAGCGATCCTCACTGGTCCAGGCGTGAAGCCGCAGGAGGTTCATCAGGGCCACCGAGTTGCCCCCCGGCTCGGCACCGTCCCGCGCCGGCTTTTCTCGCACCAGCAGCGTCTCGTGATCATCCGCGATGCGGAAATAGCCGCCGGCCGGGTCGGCGAAGTGGGCCTCCTGAACCGATTGCAGTCGAACCGCCTCCTCGAACCAGCGTGCCTCTCCGGTCACCTGATACAGGTCCAGGAGTCCCGCGATGAGGAATGCGTAGTCCTCCAGGTAGCCGGCGGTCGAGGCCACCTCACCCAGACGGCTGCGAAGCAGCCGACCCTCACGCTGGTTGTGCGCCAGGAGGTCCGTGGCGGCCCTGCGAGCGGCGTCGACGTATCGCGGTTCATTCAGGACGAAGCCGCCGCGAGCCATCGCGGAGATCATCAGGCCATTCCACGCGACGAGGATCTTCTCATCCCGTAACGGAGCGGCGCGGTTGGATCGAGCCCGGTAGAGCTTGTTCCGGGCCTGATCGAGGGCGTCACGCAACTCATCGAAGGGTCGCTTCAACTCCTTCGCTAACTCCGCGAGATCCAGTCGGCGGGTCGGAATCGATCGCCCCTCGAAGTTGCCGGCTGTCGTGATCCCGTAGAAACGGCCGACCCACGAGGCCCGTTCCTCGCCGAGCACGGCGGCGAGTTCGGCGGGTGTCCAGGTAAAGAAGTAGCCCTCCTCGGAATGCCCGTCGGGGCCCACGCTATCGGCGTCGGTTGCGGAATAGAAGCTGCCTGCCGGGGTGCTCATCTCGCGAAGGACATAATCCAGCGTGCGACGGACGACCTCCGCGCGACGGGGTTCGCCGTCGATCTGGTAGGCCTCGAGATAGGCCACCGCCAGGAGCGCGTTGTCATAGAGCATCTTCTCGAAATGGGGAACCAGCCACTGCCCATCGACCGAGTAACGATGGAACCCGCCCCCGACCTGGTCGTGGATCCCCCCTTGCGCCATGGCATCCAACGTGACCATCGCCATCTCCGTCAGACGTCGGTCGTCCGGGCTACGACCGATCCGCATCAGGAGTCGTAGCGGAAAGCTGCTGGGGAACTTGGGGGCCCGCTTCAGCCCACCCCAGGTTTCGTCGAACAGGTTCTTGTAGCGGAGCGCCGTCTGGCGGGGTAGATCCGCCGCCGGGAGCGCTTCCCCTTTCGGCACTTGCATCGAATTGCGTATGCGAGCCACCAGGGTCTTGGCCTGACCGGCGATCTCGTCCGGACGTTCCTGATAGACGGTATGGAGCCGTTGCAGAAGTGTCAGGAAGCCGGTGGGTGCCCCACGATCGCCGTCCCGCGCCGGGAAGTAGGTCCCCCCGTAGAACGGCTCGCCTGCAGGGGTCAGCCAGGTGGTCATCGGCCAGCCGCCGCGTCCGGTGAGGGCCTGCACCGCGGTCATGTAAATGGCGTCCAGGTCGGGACGCTCTTCGCGATCGACCTTGATCGCCACGTAGTTGCGATTCAGAAACTCGGCGATCTCCAGGTCCTCGAAGGACTCCTCTTCCATCACGTGACACCAGTGGCAGGTCGAGTAGCCGATGCTGAGCAGGATCGGTCGACCCAACTCGCGAGCACGCTCCAGCGCCTCGTCACCCCACGGATACCAATCCACCGGGTTGTGGGCGTGCTGACGGAGGTAGGGGCTGGCCTCGAGGATCAGCCGATTGGTGAACGTCGCGGTTCCGTCGTCCTTCAGGTGACGTGTCCGGGGCCGATAGTCCTTGCCTGCAGCCTTCATCGCCTTGGCGATGGCGGTGGCGGTGGCGGCGTCGTACGGATCGGCACCGGGGTGGGCGGCGGCCGGTCCGCAGGAGATGGCGAGTAGCAGGGGGATCCCCGTCTTTATCCAGTTCATGGGTTCTCTCTTCAGATTTTACGTCGAGTTAACACGGAGCTTACCTGTCGCTAATCCCGGGGCGCTCTGATGGCAAGGAGCAGGCCACCTCATGACCTGCCACCAAGGAGAATACGATGAAACGGCATTGGACACTCATCGCGATCGCCGCGCTGATCCTCACCCTGTCTCCGAGCACCATGGTTCTCGCCGACGACCACGTGGGCGGCTGGGGCGAGGGCGGCTACCTGTTCCCCAACAAGAAGTCCGAGATCGCCGTCCGGCTCGCGACGATCAGCCCCGACATCAGCGGCGCGTCGATGGACGAGACCGAAACCGGCATCGCCTACAGCTACTACCTGGCCAAGCACAACCACAAGATTCAGGCGGACTACCGCCAACTCGAGTACGACGCCGACCCGACCCAGGACACCAACGAGTTCCGCGTCCAACTTCAGGTGGCGTTCTAGATCTCAGTTCAACGAAAGAGGAGGTCAAAGATGATCCAACGAATGATGCTCGCGCTATTGCTGTTCGCGATCGTGCCGGTGACGGCTCAGACCGTCACGGTCGATGAAGGGATCGCGGCCTACGAGCGAACAACCGGCGTCTCCGGCAGTCTCAGCTCCATCGGCTCCGACACGCTGAACAACCTGATGACCCTCTGGGCGGAGGGCTTCAGCAAGGCGTACCCCAACATCCGCATCC
This window harbors:
- a CDS encoding thioredoxin domain-containing protein — protein: MNWIKTGIPLLLAISCGPAAAHPGADPYDAATATAIAKAMKAAGKDYRPRTRHLKDDGTATFTNRLILEASPYLRQHAHNPVDWYPWGDEALERARELGRPILLSIGYSTCHWCHVMEEESFEDLEIAEFLNRNYVAIKVDREERPDLDAIYMTAVQALTGRGGWPMTTWLTPAGEPFYGGTYFPARDGDRGAPTGFLTLLQRLHTVYQERPDEIAGQAKTLVARIRNSMQVPKGEALPAADLPRQTALRYKNLFDETWGGLKRAPKFPSSFPLRLLMRIGRSPDDRRLTEMAMVTLDAMAQGGIHDQVGGGFHRYSVDGQWLVPHFEKMLYDNALLAVAYLEAYQIDGEPRRAEVVRRTLDYVLREMSTPAGSFYSATDADSVGPDGHSEEGYFFTWTPAELAAVLGEERASWVGRFYGITTAGNFEGRSIPTRRLDLAELAKELKRPFDELRDALDQARNKLYRARSNRAAPLRDEKILVAWNGLMISAMARGGFVLNEPRYVDAARRAATDLLAHNQREGRLLRSRLGEVASTAGYLEDYAFLIAGLLDLYQVTGEARWFEEAVRLQSVQEAHFADPAGGYFRIADDHETLLVREKPARDGAEPGGNSVALMNLLRLHAWTSEDRYRQQADRLLVGFSSILAGGGNGLTEMLLALGYRHADAREIVLSFPPDGGDPEPFLQVLRGSYLPDAVFVMHRSRSGKNAKSVTPIAEGKVARDGKVTAYICRQGSCERPTNDPARFAEQLKRVPDAVSKTP